One segment of Carassius auratus strain Wakin chromosome 2, ASM336829v1, whole genome shotgun sequence DNA contains the following:
- the LOC113119560 gene encoding apolipoprotein D-like encodes MQALQVLSLTLLSVLAVSAQTISSGKCPQPPVQQNFDPARYMGRWHEIMKIPAPFQLGDCCQATYTLSDGIVLVRNDELLANGTVSFIEGTAKIVDASEPAKLEVSFFEDAPPGPYWVLATDYDNYTLVYSCSDFAGLFHAEYSWIMSRTRTLPKETVSELLGILKSHGINTDVFTETDQRLELCSSMP; translated from the exons ATGCAGGCTCTTCAGGTTCTGTCTCTGACTCTGCTGTCTGTGCTGGCGGTCAGCGCTCAGACCATCAGCTCTGGAAAATGTCCACAGCCACCTGTTCAGCAAAACTTTGATCCTGCTAgg TACATGGGCAGATGGCATGAGATCATGAAGATTCCAGCCCCATTCCAGTTGGGAGACTGTTGCCAGGCCACTTACACTCTGAGTGATGGTATTGTGCTGGTTCGAAATGATGAGCTTCT TGCTAATGGTACTGTCAGCTTCATTGAGGGAACTGCCAAGATTGTTGATGCATCAGAGCCTGCCAAACTTGAAGTCAGCTTCTTTGAAG ATGCTCCTCCTGGCCCCTACTGGGTGCTGGCTACTGATTATGACAACTACACCCTGGTTTACTCTTGCTCTGATTTCGCCGGGCTCTTTCACGCTGAGTATTCCTGGATCATGAGCAGAACCCGCACACTTCCAAAAGAGACCGTCTCTGAGCTGTTAGGCATCCTCAAATCCCATGGCATCAACACTGATGTTTTCACTGAGACCGACC